Proteins from a single region of Dissulfurirhabdus thermomarina:
- a CDS encoding biotin/lipoyl-containing protein — protein sequence MQAFNFVRPGMSPAEIVRRVRELEGVALTSTGMRDAGQSDFKNRHRIYDLATLAPYYQEMGLFSAECHGGARWHVGIMNRRESPFEEIRILRERMPGVLLQTLIRETNLWGYRPYPRNVIEYVVARVDIDVWRCFSFLNDIRNMRAVAEVVMKRGRLFQPAISFTQADWTTNDYYLGVVREIVDLCGGTDEIILCIKDMAGVGSPGRIHSLVDAIKQAYPDLVVQYHRHATDGLALPALLAAARAGAKIVDVEEDSLTRFYGQAPILGVQAYFEESGVPVHLNRAAAEAAVQKVRDWIGHYEWAESPFKGFDHMVTVHRMPGGAFPSSFEQAEKGGFLHLMPAILRVMSLYNRIVRYFDVTPGSQITWVTCSGIVNKYAKERGTAGVDHVIRLLEKFVEEKGQNLKAMTKAEREELLALFASAPGDFKNLLLGGYGRLPMGWPADWVYQSAFGDEWKERVKERKELSPLETLEEDDLDRIRADLAETLGRAPTEEEFILYLMHPKDALSMIDFREIYGETPLVLPTDVWREGLKRSGDKVEFELWGKPYCIELVSVGEEHEGVIHVVMRVNNKTRVYTVETPRAKKVEIRMAKGPGQVGAPINGNVWRIGNPERGALKVGDIVHKGEEIANLEAMKMENAILAPFDGQIVEIAVQLNDTVQEGQLLFVLDKDVVKEEAGPVDET from the coding sequence ATGCAAGCATTCAACTTCGTCAGGCCCGGCATGTCCCCGGCGGAGATCGTCCGGCGGGTCCGCGAGCTCGAGGGGGTGGCGCTGACCTCCACGGGCATGCGGGACGCGGGCCAGTCCGACTTCAAGAACCGGCACCGGATCTACGACCTCGCCACCCTGGCGCCCTACTACCAGGAGATGGGGCTCTTCAGCGCCGAGTGTCACGGCGGGGCCCGGTGGCACGTGGGCATCATGAACCGCCGGGAGAGCCCCTTCGAGGAGATCCGGATCCTGCGCGAGCGGATGCCGGGCGTCCTGCTCCAGACCCTCATCCGCGAGACCAACCTCTGGGGCTACCGTCCCTACCCGAGAAACGTCATCGAGTACGTGGTGGCCCGGGTGGACATCGACGTCTGGCGGTGCTTCTCGTTCCTGAACGACATCCGCAACATGCGCGCGGTGGCCGAGGTGGTCATGAAGCGCGGCCGCCTCTTCCAGCCCGCCATCTCCTTCACCCAGGCCGACTGGACCACCAACGACTACTACCTCGGCGTGGTGCGGGAGATCGTGGATCTGTGCGGCGGCACCGACGAGATCATCCTCTGCATCAAGGACATGGCGGGGGTGGGGAGCCCCGGGCGCATCCACAGCCTCGTCGACGCCATCAAGCAGGCCTACCCGGACCTCGTGGTCCAGTACCACCGGCACGCCACCGACGGCCTGGCGCTCCCGGCGCTGCTCGCCGCCGCCCGGGCCGGGGCCAAGATCGTGGACGTGGAGGAGGATTCCCTCACCCGCTTCTACGGCCAGGCCCCAATCCTCGGCGTGCAGGCCTACTTCGAGGAGTCCGGGGTGCCCGTACACCTCAACCGGGCGGCCGCCGAGGCCGCGGTCCAGAAGGTGCGCGACTGGATCGGCCACTACGAGTGGGCCGAGTCCCCCTTCAAGGGCTTCGATCACATGGTCACGGTCCACCGGATGCCGGGCGGGGCCTTCCCGAGCTCCTTCGAGCAGGCGGAGAAGGGCGGCTTCCTCCACCTCATGCCCGCCATCCTCCGGGTGATGTCCCTCTACAACCGGATCGTCCGGTACTTCGACGTGACCCCGGGCTCCCAGATCACCTGGGTCACCTGCAGCGGCATCGTGAACAAGTACGCCAAGGAACGGGGCACCGCCGGGGTGGACCACGTGATCCGGCTGCTCGAGAAGTTCGTGGAGGAGAAGGGCCAGAACCTCAAGGCCATGACCAAGGCCGAGCGCGAGGAGCTGCTCGCCCTCTTCGCCTCCGCCCCCGGCGACTTCAAGAACCTGCTCCTCGGCGGCTACGGCCGGCTGCCCATGGGGTGGCCCGCCGACTGGGTCTACCAGAGCGCCTTCGGCGACGAGTGGAAGGAGCGGGTCAAGGAGCGCAAGGAACTCTCCCCCCTGGAGACCCTGGAAGAGGACGACCTCGACCGGATCCGGGCCGACCTCGCCGAGACCCTGGGCCGGGCCCCCACCGAGGAGGAGTTCATCCTCTACCTCATGCATCCCAAGGACGCCCTCTCCATGATCGACTTCCGGGAGATCTACGGCGAGACACCCCTGGTGCTGCCCACCGACGTCTGGCGGGAGGGGCTCAAGCGCTCCGGCGACAAGGTGGAGTTCGAACTCTGGGGCAAGCCCTATTGCATCGAGCTGGTCTCGGTGGGCGAGGAACACGAGGGGGTCATCCACGTGGTCATGCGCGTCAACAACAAGACCCGGGTCTACACGGTGGAGACCCCGAGGGCCAAGAAGGTGGAGATCCGGATGGCCAAGGGGCCGGGCCAGGTGGGGGCCCCCATCAACGGCAACGTCTGGCGCATCGGCAACCCCGAGCGCGGCGCCCTCAAGGTGGGTGACATCGTCCACAAGGGCGAGGAGATCGCCAACCTCGAGGCCATGAAGATGGAGAACGCCATCCTCGCTCCCTTCGACGGCCAGATCGTGGAGATCGCCGTCCAGCTCAACGACACGGTCCAGGAAGGCCAGCTCCTCTTCGTCCTCGACAAGGACGTGGTCAAGGAAGAGGCCGGGCCCGTGGACGAGACCTGA
- a CDS encoding acetyl-CoA carboxylase biotin carboxylase subunit — MTQKEIRKILIANRSVPAVRIMHTCRDRKIPVTAVYSTPDRLSAHVFMADSAVHIGEAPPAESYLNMERMIRAAKESGADAIHPGWGFLAENADFARMVMDAGLTWIGPSPEVIRAMGDKIEAKRLAIRANVPTIPGIDRVEGVEDVRRWMREEDVAFPVMIKAASGGGGKGMLKVSSDEELPGALEQARSEAKKSFGDDTLLAEKYIERGRHIEVQVVADTHGNVVHLYERECTLQRRNQKIIEEAPSPSLDEDIRNEICFTATRLMREIGYTSAGTVEFIFDSATRKFYFLEVNTRLQVEHGVTELITGLDIVGIMIDVAQGAPLPFRQADIHPNRWALEVRVNAEDPKTFSPSFGTITRLQVPQGPGVRIAQGVYEGADIPPYYDSLLMLLMTAGPDRENAIRAMDRTLSRNLRVEGVKTLAPLLLSIIRHRAFREGNFSTRFIEEHMDELISMFKERDSEDEVLKIAKYVAEISALGPQDWM, encoded by the coding sequence ATGACGCAGAAAGAGATCCGAAAGATCCTCATCGCCAACCGGAGCGTCCCCGCGGTGCGTATCATGCACACCTGCCGGGACCGGAAGATCCCCGTCACCGCGGTCTACAGCACCCCGGACCGGCTCTCCGCCCACGTCTTCATGGCCGATTCGGCGGTGCACATCGGGGAGGCCCCTCCCGCCGAATCCTACCTCAACATGGAGCGGATGATCCGGGCGGCCAAGGAGAGCGGGGCCGACGCCATCCACCCGGGCTGGGGTTTTCTGGCGGAGAACGCCGACTTCGCCCGGATGGTCATGGACGCCGGGCTCACCTGGATCGGGCCGTCCCCCGAGGTCATCCGGGCCATGGGGGACAAGATCGAGGCCAAGCGCCTGGCGATCCGGGCCAACGTGCCCACCATCCCCGGCATCGACCGGGTGGAGGGCGTGGAGGACGTCCGGCGCTGGATGCGGGAGGAGGACGTCGCCTTCCCCGTGATGATCAAGGCCGCCTCGGGCGGCGGCGGAAAGGGCATGCTGAAGGTCTCCTCCGACGAGGAGCTCCCGGGCGCCCTGGAACAGGCACGCTCCGAGGCCAAGAAGTCCTTCGGCGACGACACGCTGCTGGCCGAGAAGTACATCGAGCGGGGCCGGCATATCGAGGTCCAGGTGGTGGCGGACACCCACGGCAACGTGGTGCACCTCTACGAGCGCGAGTGCACCCTCCAGCGCCGCAACCAGAAGATCATCGAGGAGGCGCCCTCGCCGAGCCTCGACGAGGACATCCGGAACGAGATCTGCTTCACCGCCACGCGCCTCATGCGCGAGATCGGCTACACCTCCGCGGGCACCGTGGAGTTCATCTTCGACTCCGCCACGCGCAAGTTCTACTTCCTCGAGGTCAACACCCGGCTCCAGGTGGAGCACGGCGTGACGGAGCTCATCACCGGGCTCGACATCGTGGGCATCATGATCGACGTGGCCCAGGGCGCGCCGCTCCCCTTCCGGCAGGCGGACATCCATCCCAACCGCTGGGCCCTCGAGGTGCGGGTCAACGCCGAGGACCCGAAGACCTTCAGCCCCTCCTTCGGCACCATCACCCGGCTCCAGGTACCCCAGGGGCCGGGGGTCCGGATCGCCCAGGGGGTCTACGAGGGGGCCGACATCCCGCCCTACTACGACTCCCTCCTCATGCTCCTCATGACCGCCGGGCCCGACCGCGAAAACGCCATCCGGGCCATGGACCGGACGCTGAGCCGGAACCTCCGGGTGGAAGGGGTGAAGACCCTGGCGCCGCTCTTGCTGAGCATCATCCGCCACCGGGCCTTCCGGGAGGGGAACTTCTCCACCCGGTTCATCGAGGAGCACATGGACGAGCTGATCTCCATGTTCAAGGAGCGCGACAGCGAGGACGAGGTCCTCAAGATCGCCAAGTACGTGGCGGAGATCTCGGCCCTGGGGCCGCAGGACTGGATGTGA
- a CDS encoding response regulator, whose protein sequence is MTEPAILIVDDEPGVLEALERLFGRGGFETETATDGETALRRLRERECFLVISDQRMPGMTGIDFLQECRRASPDTLRVLVTGYSDEAVCREAINKGEVYRYVVKPWDNDEMLAIAREARAKYDLLLRHKVLFRRLLEQREALSRTQYALIAELRKVQGILDHVGEGILVADRDGVIYFANKAFEALTGLNRSEILGRSLEDFLVAGGEEDGAGCSWHLKGARGPVAVHRNVVPLPCEASAPVGFLETYTPAD, encoded by the coding sequence ATGACGGAACCCGCCATCCTGATCGTGGACGACGAACCGGGCGTTTTGGAGGCCCTCGAGCGGCTCTTCGGGCGCGGTGGGTTCGAGACCGAGACCGCCACCGACGGCGAGACGGCCCTCCGGCGCCTCCGGGAGAGGGAATGCTTCCTCGTGATCTCGGACCAGCGGATGCCCGGGATGACGGGGATCGATTTCCTCCAGGAGTGCCGGCGCGCGAGCCCCGACACCCTCCGCGTCCTCGTCACCGGGTATTCCGACGAGGCGGTCTGCCGGGAGGCCATCAACAAGGGCGAAGTGTACCGGTACGTCGTGAAGCCCTGGGACAACGACGAGATGCTCGCCATCGCCCGGGAGGCCAGGGCGAAGTACGATCTCCTCCTCCGGCACAAGGTCCTGTTCCGCCGCCTCCTCGAGCAGCGGGAGGCCCTGTCCCGGACCCAGTACGCCCTCATCGCCGAGCTCCGGAAGGTGCAGGGCATCCTCGACCACGTGGGGGAGGGGATCCTGGTGGCCGACCGGGACGGGGTCATCTACTTCGCCAACAAGGCCTTCGAGGCCTTGACGGGGCTGAACCGCTCCGAGATCCTCGGCCGGTCCCTGGAAGACTTCCTGGTGGCCGGGGGCGAGGAGGACGGGGCGGGCTGCTCCTGGCACCTCAAGGGGGCGCGGGGGCCTGTAGCGGTCCACCGGAACGTGGTGCCGCTCCCCTGTGAGGCCTCGGCCCCGGTGGGCTTCCTCGAGACCTACACCCCGGCGGACTGA
- a CDS encoding SUMF1/EgtB/PvdO family nonheme iron enzyme gives MPAPISMDAVDQALGHLGYRAGTLKARFLEAVRRRFAEGARRVDAAELVRELWGPWADVAELRRRRKNLSGLKSAVNADLKRLFREGHNPEGLVVGPRNVFSMCDEAKDRVIEAVAGQVRDAGLAMEEFLDLLGRLRSMLRDPSLSRLVAEGAAGGLSADLAGLLGEIRGLAGEEGAGGAARGNAGDAADASGEADAVEELEDFEEVEEIEDLEPEEEDAEAAEDLDAAIEAFEEVLEGDETPGGIEEMEDFAEEIEAVDDGAEEIAAIGEDGAAAPAGAGEGAAPAAAGGEAGGPAGTAPETAGSAGGWAAFREALAAFGVAGPGAGAADGGTEPGEARRLAAFFDQALGRREMRFNRYLAVPGGETEVGRAGGLDGALPPRRVRVAPFEMAMYPVTNALFEAFVEQTGYRTVAERVGYSTVYEGRFRKARDADGRLARFVVNPFPAARRVPGACWYRPGGPESSLHLRRDHPVVHVALEDALAFCAWTGRRLPDELEWEAAARAFRALDYPWGEAWRPEACNTEAAAVGDTTPVDRYEAHANPLGLVDLLGNVLEWTLSPFRPGGSHGPGTAYAARGGCWISPAGVRLTARWRVEARTTSNILGFRCVLL, from the coding sequence ATGCCTGCCCCGATCTCCATGGACGCCGTGGACCAGGCCCTGGGACACCTGGGGTACCGGGCCGGGACGCTGAAGGCCCGGTTCCTGGAGGCGGTGCGCCGCCGTTTCGCCGAGGGCGCCCGCCGGGTGGACGCCGCCGAGCTCGTCCGGGAGCTCTGGGGTCCGTGGGCGGACGTGGCGGAGCTTCGCCGGCGACGAAAGAACCTCAGCGGCCTCAAGTCCGCCGTCAACGCCGATCTCAAGCGGCTCTTCCGGGAGGGGCACAATCCCGAGGGCCTGGTCGTCGGCCCCCGCAACGTCTTCTCCATGTGCGACGAGGCCAAGGACCGGGTGATCGAGGCCGTGGCCGGCCAGGTCCGGGACGCCGGCCTGGCCATGGAGGAATTCCTCGACCTCCTCGGCCGGCTGCGGTCCATGCTGCGCGACCCGTCCCTTTCCAGGCTCGTGGCGGAGGGAGCCGCCGGAGGGCTGTCCGCCGACCTGGCCGGGCTGCTCGGGGAGATCCGCGGGCTCGCCGGAGAGGAGGGCGCGGGCGGGGCGGCGCGGGGGAACGCCGGAGACGCGGCGGATGCCTCCGGGGAGGCCGACGCGGTGGAGGAGCTCGAGGACTTCGAGGAGGTCGAGGAGATCGAGGACCTCGAGCCGGAGGAGGAAGACGCCGAGGCCGCCGAGGACCTCGATGCGGCGATCGAGGCCTTCGAAGAGGTGCTCGAAGGGGACGAGACGCCCGGCGGGATCGAAGAGATGGAGGACTTCGCGGAGGAGATCGAGGCGGTGGACGACGGGGCCGAGGAGATCGCGGCAATCGGAGAGGACGGGGCGGCCGCGCCTGCGGGGGCCGGGGAGGGCGCCGCCCCGGCGGCGGCGGGAGGAGAGGCGGGCGGTCCTGCCGGGACGGCCCCGGAGACAGCCGGAAGCGCGGGAGGATGGGCCGCCTTCCGGGAGGCCCTGGCGGCCTTCGGGGTCGCCGGGCCGGGTGCCGGCGCCGCGGACGGCGGGACGGAGCCCGGCGAGGCCCGGCGCCTGGCCGCCTTCTTCGACCAGGCCCTCGGCCGGCGGGAGATGCGCTTCAACCGCTACCTCGCCGTCCCGGGCGGCGAGACGGAGGTGGGACGGGCCGGCGGCCTGGACGGGGCCCTGCCCCCCCGGCGGGTCCGGGTGGCGCCCTTCGAGATGGCGATGTATCCCGTCACCAACGCCCTCTTCGAGGCCTTCGTGGAGCAGACCGGGTACCGGACGGTGGCGGAGCGGGTGGGCTACAGCACCGTCTACGAGGGACGCTTCCGCAAGGCCCGGGACGCCGACGGCCGCCTCGCCCGGTTCGTGGTCAACCCCTTCCCGGCGGCCCGGAGGGTCCCCGGGGCCTGCTGGTACCGGCCCGGCGGGCCGGAGAGTTCCCTGCATCTCCGCCGGGATCACCCGGTGGTCCACGTGGCCCTGGAGGACGCCCTGGCCTTCTGCGCCTGGACGGGCCGGCGCCTGCCGGACGAGCTGGAATGGGAGGCCGCCGCCCGGGCCTTCCGGGCGCTCGACTACCCCTGGGGGGAGGCGTGGCGGCCCGAGGCCTGCAACACCGAGGCCGCCGCCGTGGGCGACACCACCCCCGTGGACCGGTACGAGGCGCATGCCAACCCCCTGGGCCTGGTGGACCTTCTCGGCAACGTCCTCGAGTGGACCCTCTCCCCCTTCCGCCCCGGGGGGAGCCACGGGCCCGGCACGGCCTACGCCGCCCGCGGGGGGTGCTGGATCTCCCCGGCCGGGGTGCGGCTGACGGCCCGCTGGCGGGTGGAGGCCCGGACCACCTCGAATATCCTCGGGTTCCGGTGCGTGCTCCTCTAG
- a CDS encoding flavodoxin family protein: MKVVAFNGSARKKGNTDRLLRAVLEVLEAKGIRTELVSLAGLKLQGCIACYQCFERKDRRCAVENDDLNACIAKMLEADGILLGSPTYFADVSAGMKALIERSGMVARANGDMLQRKVGAGVVAVRRAGAAHVFSSLNYFFLIGQMVVPGSSYWNIGIGKDPGEVADDAEGLRTMRTLGENMAWVLERLHGAP; this comes from the coding sequence ATGAAGGTGGTGGCGTTCAACGGCAGCGCCCGCAAGAAGGGCAACACGGACCGCCTGCTCCGGGCGGTCCTCGAGGTCCTCGAGGCGAAGGGCATCCGCACCGAGCTCGTCTCCCTGGCCGGCCTCAAGCTCCAGGGCTGCATCGCCTGCTACCAGTGTTTCGAGCGCAAGGACCGAAGATGCGCCGTGGAGAACGACGACCTCAACGCCTGCATCGCCAAGATGCTCGAGGCCGACGGCATCCTCCTGGGCTCCCCGACCTACTTCGCCGACGTCTCGGCCGGGATGAAGGCCCTCATCGAGCGAAGCGGCATGGTGGCCCGGGCCAACGGCGACATGCTGCAGCGGAAGGTGGGGGCGGGGGTGGTGGCCGTCCGGCGGGCCGGCGCGGCCCACGTCTTCAGCTCCCTGAACTACTTCTTCCTCATCGGACAGATGGTGGTCCCGGGATCCAGCTACTGGAACATCGGCATCGGGAAGGACCCCGGCGAAGTCGCCGACGACGCGGAGGGGCTCCGCACCATGCGGACCCTCGGCGAGAACATGGCCTGGGTCCTCGAGCGCCTCCACGGGGCCCCGTAG
- a CDS encoding DNA-binding protein produces the protein MVRAKITKEDVFRAADALARRGARPSVRAVRNELGRGGTDTISRYLREWKVAGGGAPAEKERSAPAGAEAARPRARGRAAARAPRPAPPPRGLPGAFFGFARSAAEFVVTAAANVAVEGAAKVGEAARRAAGRGGGASAVRRSTGCRFCEAERRRAEAFARERDVLREEIAAVRTRLANAMASSDSRQMIVQRLSAELEKAKEEFAAYKEEAERKIRELTEALAGRGSAPKKQPPRGGRKKTSA, from the coding sequence ATGGTTCGAGCCAAGATCACCAAGGAAGACGTCTTCCGGGCGGCCGACGCCCTGGCCCGACGGGGGGCGCGGCCGTCCGTCCGGGCGGTGCGGAACGAACTCGGGCGGGGCGGAACGGACACCATCTCGCGGTATCTGAGGGAGTGGAAGGTCGCGGGGGGCGGTGCCCCGGCTGAAAAGGAACGCTCCGCCCCCGCGGGGGCGGAGGCTGCGCGGCCGCGGGCCAGGGGCCGTGCCGCCGCCCGGGCTCCCAGGCCCGCTCCGCCCCCCCGGGGGCTTCCCGGGGCCTTTTTCGGCTTTGCACGATCGGCCGCCGAATTCGTGGTGACCGCCGCCGCCAACGTGGCCGTGGAGGGCGCGGCCAAGGTGGGGGAGGCCGCCCGGCGGGCCGCCGGGCGCGGGGGGGGCGCATCCGCCGTCCGCCGCTCCACCGGGTGCCGGTTCTGCGAGGCGGAACGCCGCCGTGCCGAGGCCTTCGCCAGGGAGCGGGACGTCCTCAGGGAGGAGATCGCGGCGGTCCGGACCCGGCTCGCCAACGCCATGGCGAGCTCCGATTCCCGCCAGATGATCGTTCAGCGCCTTTCCGCGGAGCTCGAGAAGGCCAAGGAAGAGTTCGCCGCCTACAAGGAAGAGGCGGAGCGGAAGATCCGGGAGCTCACCGAGGCGCTGGCCGGCCGAGGATCGGCCCCGAAGAAGCAGCCCCCCCGGGGGGGGCGCAAGAAGACCTCGGCCTGA
- a CDS encoding response regulator has protein sequence MKILIVDDNPVDRAFLRANVEKRGCEAVEAGNGLEGLEMATLHRPDVIVSDVLMPEMDGFEFLKAARRRPELRDIPFIFYSSVYTGDKEEDFARELGAAAFIRKPADPEALWARINAILQECRVKPAAPPPGAAPDETRFFKKYSGIVAARLEEKVRELEEAKARLEESERFYRNLFGSLRDVVIITDPDRRILDANQPALRETFGYEREEILGRDVGLLYEEPAPRGGESAPAVFGEPREGAAQVDFRRKDGGRFTGELHLQEMRDEDGRPLGKIGVIRDVSDRRRTERLIKKILESVGEGFVLIDPDYRIVCPNLAYCHLAGVADAESLKGRHCYEASHHSDRPCWERGEACPVKVTFETGEPHAVVHRHFDEDGRTGYVEVHSYPLRDDTGRIVSVIEIMNDITEKRELEEQLRHSQKIQAVGKLAGGIAHDFNNILTAIIGFGSLLQARMRPDDPLLSYVRQILASAEKAASLTQSLLAFSRKQVIQPEPVRLNTIIRNMEGLLARLVGEDIRVETDLSPADPTILADSGQIDQVLMNLAANARDAMPGGGVLHVATDVVTLDAEFVRARGRGQPGPHALLRVTDTGTGMTEEVKDRIFEPFFTTKDIGQGTGLGLAMVHGIVEQHKGHIDVRSTPGQGTEFSIYLPLSPVPAREPEAETDEVPEPGGETVLLAEDNPEVRTLLTEILQDYGYEVLLAEDGEEALEVFDRHRGEVDLLLFDLMMPRLGGREAFQAIQARKPGIRVVFISGYATDYAYKKGLLEKGAVFVSKPVSPNELLKAIREALDRAPTRREGAA, from the coding sequence ATGAAGATCCTCATCGTCGACGACAATCCCGTGGACCGCGCCTTCCTGAGGGCCAACGTAGAGAAGCGCGGATGCGAGGCCGTCGAGGCCGGAAACGGCCTGGAAGGCCTCGAGATGGCCACCCTGCACCGGCCCGACGTCATCGTCTCGGACGTGCTCATGCCGGAGATGGACGGCTTCGAGTTCCTCAAGGCGGCCCGGCGCCGCCCGGAACTCCGCGACATCCCCTTCATCTTCTATTCCTCGGTCTACACCGGCGACAAGGAGGAGGACTTCGCCCGGGAGCTGGGGGCCGCCGCCTTCATCCGCAAACCCGCGGACCCCGAGGCCCTCTGGGCGCGGATCAACGCCATCCTCCAGGAGTGCCGGGTGAAACCCGCGGCCCCGCCGCCCGGGGCCGCCCCCGACGAGACCCGCTTCTTCAAGAAGTACAGCGGCATCGTGGCCGCGCGCCTCGAGGAGAAGGTCCGGGAGCTCGAGGAGGCCAAGGCCCGGCTGGAGGAGAGCGAGCGCTTCTACCGCAACCTCTTCGGCAGCCTCCGCGACGTGGTGATCATCACCGACCCGGACCGCCGCATCCTTGACGCCAACCAGCCCGCCCTCCGGGAGACCTTCGGCTACGAGCGGGAGGAGATCCTCGGCCGGGACGTGGGCCTCCTCTACGAGGAACCGGCCCCGCGGGGCGGAGAGTCGGCCCCCGCCGTCTTCGGCGAACCCCGGGAAGGGGCCGCCCAGGTGGACTTCCGGCGCAAGGACGGCGGCCGGTTCACCGGCGAGCTCCACCTCCAGGAGATGCGGGACGAAGACGGCCGCCCCCTGGGCAAGATCGGCGTCATCCGGGACGTCTCCGACCGGCGGCGGACCGAGCGCCTCATCAAGAAGATCCTCGAGAGCGTGGGGGAGGGCTTCGTCCTCATCGACCCCGACTACCGCATCGTCTGCCCCAACCTGGCCTACTGCCACCTGGCGGGGGTCGCCGACGCCGAGTCCCTCAAGGGCCGCCACTGCTACGAGGCCTCGCACCACAGCGACCGGCCGTGCTGGGAACGGGGCGAGGCATGCCCGGTGAAGGTCACCTTCGAGACGGGGGAACCGCACGCCGTGGTCCACCGCCACTTCGACGAGGACGGCCGGACCGGCTACGTGGAGGTCCACTCCTACCCCCTCCGCGACGACACCGGCCGGATCGTCTCGGTGATCGAGATCATGAACGACATCACCGAGAAGCGGGAACTCGAGGAACAGCTCCGCCACTCGCAGAAGATCCAGGCGGTGGGAAAGCTCGCCGGCGGCATCGCCCACGACTTCAACAACATCCTCACGGCCATCATCGGCTTCGGCAGTCTCCTCCAGGCCCGGATGCGCCCGGACGACCCCCTGCTCTCCTACGTCCGCCAGATCCTCGCCTCGGCCGAGAAGGCGGCGAGCCTCACCCAGAGTCTCCTCGCCTTCAGCCGGAAACAGGTCATCCAGCCGGAACCCGTCCGCCTGAACACCATCATCCGCAACATGGAGGGGCTCCTCGCCCGCCTGGTGGGGGAGGACATCCGGGTCGAGACGGACCTCTCCCCCGCCGACCCCACCATCCTGGCCGACAGCGGCCAGATCGACCAGGTGCTCATGAACCTCGCCGCCAACGCCCGGGACGCCATGCCCGGCGGCGGTGTCCTCCACGTTGCCACCGATGTCGTCACCCTCGACGCGGAGTTCGTCCGCGCGCGGGGCCGCGGCCAGCCGGGGCCCCACGCCCTGCTCCGGGTCACCGATACCGGTACGGGGATGACCGAGGAGGTCAAGGACCGGATCTTCGAGCCCTTCTTCACCACCAAGGACATCGGCCAGGGGACCGGGCTCGGCCTCGCCATGGTCCACGGGATCGTGGAACAGCACAAGGGCCACATCGACGTCCGGAGCACCCCCGGGCAGGGGACGGAGTTCTCCATCTACTTACCGCTCAGCCCCGTCCCGGCCCGGGAACCCGAGGCCGAGACCGACGAGGTCCCGGAACCCGGGGGCGAGACGGTGCTCCTGGCCGAGGACAACCCCGAAGTCCGGACCCTCCTCACCGAGATCCTCCAGGACTACGGCTACGAGGTGCTCCTGGCCGAGGACGGAGAGGAGGCCCTGGAGGTCTTCGACCGGCACCGCGGCGAGGTGGATCTCCTCCTCTTCGACCTCATGATGCCGCGGCTCGGCGGCCGCGAGGCCTTCCAGGCCATCCAGGCCCGAAAACCCGGGATCCGCGTGGTCTTCATCAGCGGTTACGCCACGGACTACGCCTACAAGAAGGGCCTCCTCGAGAAAGGCGCGGTCTTCGTCTCGAAGCCCGTCTCGCCCAACGAGCTCCTGAAGGCCATCCGCGAGGCCCTGGACCGGGCCCCGACCCGCCGGGAGGGCGCCGCCTGA